In Lotus japonicus ecotype B-129 chromosome 5, LjGifu_v1.2, one genomic interval encodes:
- the LOC130716588 gene encoding histone H3.3a-like encodes MARSKQTARKSTGGTGPRKQLEIKAARKSALPTGKVKKPHRYRPGTVALREIRKYQKSTDLLIRKLPFQRLVREIAQDYKADLRFQSSAVWALQEAAEAYLVGLFKDTNLCAIHAKRVTIMPKDIQLARRIRGERSHV; translated from the exons ATGGCTCGTTCCAAGCAGACCGCACGGAAATCCACCGGAGGAACAGGGCCCAGGAAGCAACTAGAGATCAAGGCCGCCCGCAAATCTGCCCTGCCCACCGGAAAAGTGAAGAAGCCCCACCGTTACAGGCCTGGAACTGTTGCTCTAAGGGAGATCCGCAAGTACCAGAAGAGCACCGATCTTCTCATCAGGAAGCTTCCATTCCAGAGGCTGGTCCGGGAGATTGCTCAGGACTACAAGGCCGATCTCCGCTTCCAGAGCTCCGCCGTCTGGGCCCTTCAGGAGGCCGCCGAGGCATATTTGGTCGGGCTCTTCAAGGACACTAACCTCTGCGCCATTCACGCCAAGAGGGTGACTATCATGCCAAAGGACATTCAACTCGCACGTAGGATTAGAGGCGAGAG gtctcacgtg